The Nicotiana tabacum cultivar K326 chromosome 14, ASM71507v2, whole genome shotgun sequence genome contains a region encoding:
- the LOC107788327 gene encoding malate dehydrogenase, chloroplastic: MAAASATTLSVGSATTFGSILSSKSQSNTSAVKYNTRNYLRNFSGLKAEAFVRCESESSFLGRESAAALRQSITPNAQIGKQKSWNHVWPQASYKVAILGAAGGIGQSLALLIKMSPLVSSLHLYDIANVKGVAADLSHCNTPAQVVDFTGASELANCLKGVDVVVIPAGIPRKPGMTRDDLFNINANIVKGLVEAVADNCPDAFIHIISNPVNSTVPIAAEVLKQKGVYDPKKLFGVTTLDVVRANTFITQKKNLRLIDVDVPVVGGHAGITILPLLSKSKPSTTFTDEEVQELTVRIQNAGTEVVEAKAGAGSATLSMAYAAARFVESSLRAIDGDADVYECTYVESNLTELPFFASRVKLGRNGVEALISSDLNGLTEYEQKALEALKPELKASIEEGIAYAQKGIVTA, encoded by the coding sequence ATGGCAGCAGCATCAGCAACTACTCTCTCAGTTGGTTCAGCTACAACCTTTGGCTCCATACTGAGctcaaaatcacaatcaaataccTCTGCAGTGAAATACAATACTAGGAACTACCTTAGGAATTTCAGTGGCCTCAAGGCAGAGGCATTTGTACGATGTGAATCGGAGTCATCATTTTTGGGGAGGGAAAGCGCTGCAGCTCTTCGACAATCCATTACTCCCAATGCCCAAATAGGAAAGCAGAAATCTTGGAACCATGTTTGGCCTCAAGCATCTTATAAAGTGGCTATTCTGGGAGCCGCTGGTGGGATAGGCCAGTCTCTAGCGCTGCTGATTAAGATGTCACCGCTAGTTTCATCGTTGCACCTCTACGATATTGCAAATGTCAAAGGAGTTGCAGCAGATCTTAGCCATTGCAATACTCCTGCTCAGGTTGTTGACTTTACGGGAGCTTCTGAATTGGCTAATTGTTTGAAAGGTGTAGATGTAGTTGTCATACCAGCTGGCATTCCAAGAAAGCCTGGTATGACACGGGATGACTTGTTCAACATTAATGCCAATATTGTGAAAGGCTTAGTTGAGGCTGTTGCCGACAACTGCCCGGATGCCTTTATCCACATTATCAGCAATCCAGTCAACTCCACAGTGCCGATTGCTGCTGAGGTTCTTAAGCAAAAGGGTGTTTACGATCCTAAGAAACTCTTTGGTGTTACCACCCTAGACGTTGTCAGGGCAAACACATTTATCACCCAGAAGAAAAACCTGAGACTCATAGATGTTGATGTCCCTGTGGTTGGTGGGCATGCGGGGATAACAATTCTGCCTTTGCTGTCAAAGTCAAAACCATCAACTACTTTCACTGACGAAGAAGTGCAGGAACTAACAGTGAGGATCCAAAATGCGGGGACAGAGGTTGTCGAGGCAAAGGCCGGAGCAGGATCTGCAACACTGTCAATGGCATATGCAGCGGCTAGATTTGTTGAGTCATCACTTCGTGCTATCGATGGTGATGCTGATGTTTATGAGTGTACTTATGTCGAATCTAACTTGACAGAACTTCCATTCTTTGCATCGAGAGTTAAACTAGGAAGAAATGGCGTTGAGGCTTTGATTTCGTCTGATCTCAATGGATTAACCGAGTATGAACAAAAAGCTTTGGAAGCTCTAAAGCCAGAGTTGAAAGCTAGCATTGAGGAGGGGATAGCTTATGCTCAAAAAGGAATAGTGACTGCTTAG